TTGTACACGTCGCCTGCGAGCAGCAGGAAATCGACCTCGCGATCAAGACATGTGGCGACCACCGCGTCGAGCGCCCCGAGCGGCGCCGCCACCAGGTCCTCCCGGACGCGTGGATCGCTGGCGTCGATCCCCTTGAAGGGGGCATCGAGATGCAGGTCTGCGGCGTGTACGAACCGCACCGGACCGCTCACTCGCTCTCCCTCCCCGATCGTCAGGCCGACACGACTCCCATAGTAACGGCGTACCCTGACACGCGACAGACCGAGCTGTCGCTAGCCGGCACGGGAGACGCCGATCGGACGGTGCGATGCATCCCCGAGCCCGGCGGCCCGCACGCCGCGGGCGACCATAAGGGCCACGGCCGCCTTGAGGATGTCCGGAACCATGAACGGCGCGACCGCGACCGGGAACGCCTCGGCCATGGTGGTGCCGGTCACCGTGGCGAACCGCGACCACCCACAGATGTAGGTCACCGCGATCAGGACCGTCATGGCCAGCAGGTCGCCGGCCACGGCACGGGCGGGCATGGCGTGGGCCACGGCCCGGCGGATCGCGGCGCCCAACGGAGCGGACACGATGAACCCCGCGATGAACCCGCCCGTGGGGCCGAGCAGCACGCCCGCACCGGATGCACCACCCGAGAACACCGGCAGGCCGAACACACCCAGTGCCACGTAGACCGCCATCGCCGCGAAGGCCTCCACCGGCGGGAGGACGAGGGCGGCCACCGCCACCACGAGGACCTGCAACGTCACGGGGACCGGCCCGAGCGGAATGGTGATAAGCGCCCCCGCCGCTACGAGTGCGGCGACCAGCGCGGGTCGTATGAGTGCCGAGGTGCGACGGGGCGCCATGGATAGCCGATCGTCAATAGGCGTACATTGAGGGTTGACGATAGACGTCCGCCGCCGTGACCGCCAATCGCGGAGCGTGACCTCTCCCGATACGATCCGCCGCTGGCCATCCTGTGCGTGAAGGACGAGCGCCCCGTCGGGGCCGACTCCCGCCACCCTGCCCTCGGCCACCAGCGAGCCCATGTGGTCTTTCACGCGCACATCGCATCCGGTGAGCGATGATCGCGCCTCGTACTCCTCCAGGAGCGGCTCGAACCCGCGCGCCAGGAACTCGCGGTACGCCCCGGCGATCCCGTCGAGGACCGCCGCTGCCACGTCGGCGGAGCCGACCGCCGGCGCAACGTCCCGCACGCGCGTCGCGCCGGGATGCGGGACGTCCGCGACGTTGATGCCGCACCCGACCACCACCCACTCCACCCGGTCGCTCTCGGCGGCCATCTCGACGAGGATGCCGGCAAGCTTGCGCCCGCGGGATTCCACGTCGTTCGGCCACTTCAGCAGCACGTCCATGCCGAGCGTG
Above is a window of Anaerosoma tenue DNA encoding:
- a CDS encoding biotin--[acetyl-CoA-carboxylase] ligase, with the translated sequence MVTTSRRVAVAAALAQAGTAGVSGEAVAAGLGISRAAVHSHVEALRRLGYEISSSPRVGYRLLSAPDLCIPEEVWPRLADALWVSCLGGPVTGSTNDEAKRLARAGAAEGTVVAAAAQTQGRGRMGRQWESPRGGAYVSCVLRPTLPPSALSALPLAAAVGLARGLGTLGMDVLLKWPNDVESRGRKLAGILVEMAAESDRVEWVVVGCGINVADVPHPGATRVRDVAPAVGSADVAAAVLDGIAGAYREFLARGFEPLLEEYEARSSLTGCDVRVKDHMGSLVAEGRVAGVGPDGALVLHAQDGQRRIVSGEVTLRDWRSRRRTSIVNPQCTPIDDRLSMAPRRTSALIRPALVAALVAAGALITIPLGPVPVTLQVLVVAVAALVLPPVEAFAAMAVYVALGVFGLPVFSGGASGAGVLLGPTGGFIAGFIVSAPLGAAIRRAVAHAMPARAVAGDLLAMTVLIAVTYICGWSRFATVTGTTMAEAFPVAVAPFMVPDILKAAVALMVARGVRAAGLGDASHRPIGVSRAG